One window of Aggregicoccus sp. 17bor-14 genomic DNA carries:
- a CDS encoding TolC family protein has protein sequence MPRPPVLTPALATALLLSAAPAARAAPPAPAAPQAQAPASDPAQKPAAQKPSEDAPLAAPTPFQPQVSDPMLAPLPPAPRQVARWEEALGLLRERSTDERSAQAGVERAQGRWQQALAPLLPNARLTAGVASDLLHPDNPTLGTGNNTGTGVGVGTGTGGRTPTAPTGTATVSLSQSLVDVGGWRGVSSASAAQRSATASLGDVRRRLTQGLARSLVAVVAAERVAELNRLGLRQALERAQLTERTAQLGAATQLDVVRVRQDVEVARGTLISGDEQVLRTREALGLALGFDEQVGVQPAFALQGLEQQARGQCSPLSSPAERQDLVAARENLDSARASRSQARAGYLPTLGLTSSLFGYTADPGFGRVATWNIAAVLSVPIWEGGARAGLVRERAGLETQAAESLESTRRQVSFEVARARRGVAVAESLLKSAREARALAERTDQLTRRSFEIGRASSLELVQTAAALRQADITLATREFELVQARLDAVLTEATCNW, from the coding sequence GTGCCCCGCCCTCCCGTGCTCACTCCCGCCCTCGCCACCGCCCTGCTGCTGAGCGCCGCGCCGGCCGCGCGCGCGGCCCCGCCGGCCCCGGCTGCGCCCCAGGCCCAGGCCCCCGCCTCCGACCCGGCCCAGAAGCCTGCCGCCCAGAAGCCTTCGGAGGACGCCCCGCTCGCGGCCCCCACCCCCTTCCAGCCCCAGGTGAGCGACCCGATGCTCGCCCCGCTCCCGCCCGCCCCGCGCCAGGTGGCGCGCTGGGAGGAGGCGCTGGGGCTGCTGCGCGAGCGCTCCACGGACGAGCGCTCGGCGCAGGCGGGCGTGGAGCGGGCGCAGGGCCGCTGGCAGCAGGCGCTCGCGCCGCTGCTGCCCAACGCGCGGCTCACCGCGGGCGTGGCCTCGGACCTGCTGCATCCGGACAACCCCACCCTGGGCACCGGCAACAACACGGGCACCGGCGTGGGCGTGGGCACGGGGACCGGCGGCCGCACGCCCACCGCGCCCACCGGCACCGCCACCGTGTCCCTCAGCCAGTCGCTGGTGGACGTGGGCGGCTGGCGCGGGGTGAGCTCGGCCTCGGCCGCCCAGCGCAGCGCCACCGCGAGCCTCGGGGACGTGCGCCGCCGCCTCACCCAGGGGCTCGCGCGCAGCCTCGTCGCCGTGGTGGCGGCCGAGCGCGTGGCGGAGCTCAACCGGCTGGGGCTGCGCCAGGCGCTGGAGCGCGCGCAGCTCACCGAGCGCACCGCGCAGCTGGGCGCCGCGACGCAGCTGGACGTGGTGCGCGTGCGCCAGGACGTCGAGGTCGCGCGCGGCACCCTCATCTCCGGAGACGAGCAGGTGCTGCGCACCCGCGAGGCGCTGGGGCTCGCGCTGGGCTTCGACGAGCAGGTGGGCGTGCAGCCCGCCTTCGCGCTGCAGGGGCTCGAGCAGCAGGCGCGCGGGCAGTGCAGCCCGCTGTCCTCTCCCGCCGAGCGCCAGGACCTGGTCGCCGCGCGCGAGAACCTCGACTCTGCGCGCGCGAGCAGGAGCCAGGCGCGCGCCGGCTACCTGCCCACCCTGGGCCTCACCAGCAGCCTCTTCGGCTACACCGCGGACCCGGGCTTCGGCCGCGTGGCCACCTGGAACATCGCCGCGGTGCTCAGCGTGCCCATCTGGGAGGGCGGAGCGCGCGCGGGCCTGGTGCGCGAGCGCGCCGGCCTCGAGACGCAGGCGGCCGAGAGCCTCGAGAGCACGCGGCGCCAGGTGTCCTTCGAGGTGGCGCGCGCGCGGCGCGGCGTCGCCGTGGCGGAGAGCCTCCTGAAGAGCGCGCGCGAGGCCCGCGCGCTCGCCGAGCGGACGGATCAGCTCACCCGCCGCTCCTTCGAGATTGGCCGTGCCAGCAGCCTGGAGCTGGTGCAGACGGCCGCCGCCCTGCGGCAGGCAGACATCACACTCGCGACGCGCGAGTTCGAGCTCGTCCAGGCGCGGCTCGATGCAGTGCTGACGGAGGCAACGTGCAACTGGTGA
- a CDS encoding ribonuclease HI family protein: MPLPSEAELLRHIAREEPLTQTVRAFRGLTRERLGQLLEQLADTLAQQPGGPEAELPHASPPAPAAPPPPPPAAATDGAALGRVRVYSDGAARGNPGPSGAGAVVTDAGGGTVLARVGKYLGRQTNNYAEYMGLIIGLKHARELGAREVDVYADSELMIRQLGGRYQVKSPTLRPLFDEAVRLLKGFAKVKLVHVPREQNALADEMSNRAIDERM; the protein is encoded by the coding sequence ATGCCGCTTCCCTCCGAGGCCGAGCTCCTGCGCCACATCGCGCGCGAGGAGCCCCTCACCCAGACCGTCCGGGCCTTCCGCGGCCTCACCCGCGAGCGCCTCGGGCAGCTGCTCGAGCAGCTCGCGGACACGCTCGCCCAGCAGCCCGGTGGGCCAGAGGCCGAGCTCCCGCACGCCTCCCCGCCCGCGCCTGCTGCACCTCCTCCGCCACCACCTGCAGCCGCCACAGACGGGGCGGCCCTCGGGCGCGTGCGCGTCTACTCGGACGGCGCCGCGCGCGGAAACCCCGGCCCCAGCGGCGCGGGCGCGGTGGTGACGGACGCCGGGGGCGGCACGGTGCTCGCCCGCGTGGGCAAGTACCTCGGCCGCCAGACGAACAACTACGCCGAGTACATGGGCCTCATCATCGGCCTGAAGCACGCGCGCGAGCTGGGGGCGCGCGAGGTGGACGTGTACGCGGACAGCGAGCTGATGATCCGCCAGCTGGGCGGCCGCTACCAGGTGAAGAGCCCCACCCTGCGCCCGCTCTTCGACGAGGCGGTGCGGCTGCTGAAGGGCTTCGCGAAGGTGAAGCTGGTGCACGTGCCGCGCGAGCAGAACGCGCTCGCGGACGAGATGAGCAACCGCGCCATCGACGAGCGGATGTAG
- a CDS encoding MarR family winged helix-turn-helix transcriptional regulator yields the protein MTLAEQVASVRRTLQRVLTRHLAHKTPRSFLELRALKAIEHEDIRTQVALADRLLVDTAGVSRMVAKLEQEGLLERQPGDDRRCVRLELTATGRAQAQVLLDELQSLDAQVRRHLSEREVETLGRLLAKLHVGLNALAEEARRPGTPRGEA from the coding sequence ATGACCCTCGCCGAACAGGTGGCCTCGGTGCGCCGCACGCTCCAGCGGGTGCTCACCCGTCATCTCGCCCATAAGACGCCGCGTTCCTTCCTCGAGCTGCGGGCGCTCAAGGCGATCGAGCACGAGGACATCCGCACCCAGGTCGCGCTCGCGGACCGGCTCCTGGTGGATACGGCCGGGGTGAGCCGGATGGTTGCGAAGCTCGAGCAGGAGGGGCTGCTCGAGCGTCAGCCAGGCGACGACCGGCGCTGCGTGCGCCTCGAGCTCACGGCAACCGGGCGGGCGCAGGCCCAGGTGCTGCTCGACGAGCTGCAGAGCCTGGATGCCCAGGTGCGCCGCCACCTCTCGGAGCGCGAGGTGGAGACGCTCGGACGGCTGCTCGCGAAGCTGCACGTGGGGCTCAACGCGCTCGCCGAAGAGGCCCGCCGCCCGGGCACCCCGCGCGGCGAGGCCTAG
- a CDS encoding efflux RND transporter periplasmic adaptor subunit has product MQLVRLVGAVALTLGLSACAKKEAPKAPPPRETEVVQLQPSEVRDTGEYLATLVSRQNVTIQPQTAGYVRKILVRPGQKVEAGAPLIELDARQTTAALGSAQAQSRSAAANLELARQTRTRTEALYKEGLVSAQELERARSAADAAEAAVSSASANVSERAVQVAYTVLKAPFAGTVGDVLVRLGDFATTQTVTTSIAQADVLEASIAVPTERARAIRVDTPVELLDSEGNVLVRTSVYFVAPLADPRTQLVDVKAVFRNTLGLRPSEQVRARIVYGVRQALQVPALAVIRQSGQAFVLAVADKDGKTTVSRKPITLGPLGTSSFVVEKGLAPGDRIAVSSLQSLRDGAAIKPKPVAPPPQAEAQRGPDAGGGSGNGGSGTPGAGGN; this is encoded by the coding sequence GTGCAACTGGTGAGACTCGTGGGCGCGGTGGCGCTGACCTTGGGGCTGAGCGCCTGCGCGAAGAAGGAGGCGCCCAAGGCGCCGCCCCCGCGCGAGACGGAGGTGGTGCAGCTGCAGCCCTCCGAGGTGCGGGACACGGGCGAGTACCTCGCCACGCTGGTGAGCCGCCAGAACGTGACCATCCAGCCGCAGACGGCCGGCTACGTGCGCAAGATCCTCGTGCGCCCCGGCCAGAAGGTGGAGGCGGGCGCTCCGCTCATCGAGCTGGACGCGCGCCAGACCACGGCCGCGCTGGGCAGCGCGCAGGCGCAGTCGCGCTCGGCCGCGGCGAACCTGGAGCTCGCGCGCCAGACGCGCACCCGCACCGAGGCGCTCTACAAGGAGGGCCTGGTGAGCGCGCAGGAGCTCGAGCGCGCGCGCTCGGCTGCGGACGCTGCGGAGGCGGCGGTGAGCAGCGCGAGCGCGAACGTGTCCGAGCGCGCGGTGCAGGTGGCCTACACCGTGCTCAAGGCGCCCTTTGCCGGCACGGTGGGTGACGTGCTGGTGCGCCTGGGCGACTTCGCCACCACGCAGACCGTGACCACCAGCATCGCCCAGGCGGACGTGCTCGAGGCGAGCATCGCGGTGCCCACCGAGCGCGCGCGCGCCATCCGCGTGGACACGCCGGTGGAGCTGCTGGACAGCGAGGGGAACGTGCTGGTGCGCACCAGCGTGTACTTCGTCGCGCCGCTCGCGGACCCGCGCACCCAGCTGGTGGACGTGAAGGCGGTGTTCCGCAACACCCTCGGCCTGCGCCCCAGCGAGCAGGTGCGCGCGCGCATCGTCTACGGCGTGCGCCAGGCGCTGCAGGTGCCGGCGCTCGCGGTGATCCGCCAGAGCGGCCAGGCCTTCGTGCTGGCGGTGGCGGACAAGGACGGCAAGACCACGGTGTCGCGCAAGCCCATCACCCTGGGCCCCCTGGGGACCTCCTCCTTCGTGGTGGAGAAGGGGCTCGCGCCCGGAGACCGCATCGCGGTGTCCAGCCTGCAGAGCCTGAGGGACGGCGCAGCCATCAAGCCCAAGCCGGTGGCTCCTCCCCCGCAGGCCGAGGCCCAGCGCGGCCCGGATGCGGGCGGTGGGAGCGGCAACGGCGGCAGCGGGACGCCCGGCGCGGGCGGGAACTGA